Proteins encoded together in one Canis aureus isolate CA01 chromosome 21, VMU_Caureus_v.1.0, whole genome shotgun sequence window:
- the CD5 gene encoding T-cell surface glycoprotein CD5: MPSLPRLRQKEAASMGFQQPPLAALCLLGVLVTSCLGGAHWEDSEFQVRLKGSSSRCQGQLEVCIGKSWYTVSSRSWSWSQSPNPWEELRLALKLCRRLDCGEALAMAYFPAFNSPQKPITCHGRVGSFSNCNTSVASQSNPLGLICQEPPKTTPPPTSPPPTTTPEPTAPPRLQLVARPGALRCAGVVELYYGSLGGAISYEAQDRTQDRTQDLENRICAALQCGSFLKLLPEAETARTQDPGENKPLPIRWKIQNMSCASLEQCFRKVSPYEGSQALAIVCSGFQPKVQSRLVGGSGLCEGSVEVRQGRQWEVLCDVPRAKGTARWEEVCQEQRCGKLNSFRVLDATEKTSHGLFCPEEKLSQCHQLQERKTYCRRVFVTCQDPNPAGLGAGTVMSIVLALVLLAVLLVVCGPHAYRKLVKKFRQKKQRQWIGPTGMNQNMSFHRNHTATVRSQVENPAVSHVENEYSQPPRNSHVSAYAALEGALNRVSTQPDNSSDSDYDLHGAQRL, from the exons ATGCCGAGCTTGCCAAGGCTGAGGCAGAAGGAGGCTGCGTCCATGGGGTTTCAGCAACCACCGCTGGCCGCCCTGTGCctgctgggggtgctgg TCACTTCCTGCCTCGGGGGGGCCCACTGGGAGGACTCAG AGTTCCAGGTGAGACTGAAAGGCTCCAGCTCACGGTGCCAGGGCCAGCTGGAGGTCTGCATCGGGAAAAGTTGGTACACAGTGTCCAGccggagctggagctggagccagaGCCCAAACCCCTGGGAGGAACTTAGGCTGGCCTTGAAGCTCTGCCGGAGGCTGGACTGTGGGGAGGCCTTGGCCATGGCCTACTTTCCTGCTTTCAACAGTCCCCAGAAACCGATCACCTGCCATGGACGCGTGGGGTCCTTTTCCAACTGCAACACCAGTGTGGCAAGCCAGAGCAACCCCCTGGGCCTGATCTGCCAGG AGCCACCGAAGACAACACCTCCTCCCACGAGCCCCCCACCCACAACCACTCCAGAGCCCACAG CTCCTCCCAGGCTGCAGCTggtggccaggcctggggccctGCGGTGTGCTGGTGTGGTGGAGCTCTACTacggcagcctgggtggtgcCATCAGCTATGAGGCACAGGACAGGACCCAGGACAGGACCCAGGACCTAGAGAACCGCATCTGTGCCGCCCTGCAGTGTGGTTCTTTCCTAAAGCTTCTGCCAGAGGCTGAGACAGCCAGGACACAAGATCCAGGGGAGAACAAGCCCTTGCCAATTCGATGGAAGATCCAGAACATGAGCTGTGCCTCCCTGGAGCAGTGCTTCAGAAAAGTATCGCCCTATGAGGGCAGCCAAGCTCTGGCCATTGTCTGTTCTG GTTTCCAGCCCAAGGTGCAGAGCCGCCTGGTGGGGGGCAGCGGCTTGTGTGAAGGCTCTGTGGAGGTGCGCCAGGGCAGGCAGTGGGAGGTCCTGTGCGACGTCCCTCGGGCAAAGGGCACGGCGCGGTGGGAGGAGGTGTGCCAGGAGCAGCGCTGCGGCAAACTCAACTCCTTCCGGGTGCTGGATGCCACCGAGAAAACCTCCCACGGGCTCTTCTGCCCTGAGGAGAAGCTGTCCCAGTGCCACCAGCTTCAAGAGAGAAAAACCTACTGCAGAAGGGTATTTGTCACAT gccAGGACCCAAACCCGGCAGGCCTGGGCGCAGGCACCGTGATGAGCATCGTCCTGGCCCTTGTGCTCCTGGCAGTCCTGCTGGTCGTGTGCGGTCCTCACGCCTACAGGAAGCTGGTGAAGAAAT TCCGCCAGAAGAAGCAGCGCCAGTGGATTGGCCCGACGGGAATGAACCAGAACA TGTCTTTCCATCGCAACCACACGGCGACCGTCCGGTCCCAGGTTGAGAACCCTGCTGTCTCACATGTGGAGAATGAATACAGCCAGCCTCCCAGGAACTCCCACGTCTCTGCTTATGCAG CTCTGGAAGGGGCCCTGAATCGTGTTTCCACCCAGCCTGATAACTCCTCCGATAGTGACTACGATTTACACGGGGCTCAGAGACTGTGA